Proteins encoded by one window of Rhodamnia argentea isolate NSW1041297 chromosome 6, ASM2092103v1, whole genome shotgun sequence:
- the LOC115753191 gene encoding DEAD-box ATP-dependent RNA helicase 37-like, producing the protein MRASWADLAASSAADNVSAGSSANNGAAVAGSAPGRSAYVPPHLRNRPPSADPPAAANTGPTPGSDRPGSGGPRWGAPRNDFRAGYGGGGGGRAGGWGGKGGSWGGGREREVNPFGDDVDTEQPFDEQENSGINFDAYEDIPVETSGDNVPPPVNTFAEIDLGEAVNQNIRRCKYVKPTPVQRHAIPISLVGRDLMACAQTGSGKTAAFCFPIISGIMKSSPQVQRPPRGARTVYPLALILSPTRELSMQIHEEARKFSYQTGVRVVVAYGGAPINQQLRELERGVDILVATPGRLVDLLERARVSLQMIRYLTLDEADRMLDMGFEPQIRKIVEQMDMPPSGERQTMLFSATFPKQIQRLASDFLYNYIFLAVGRVGSSTDLIVQRVEFVHDSDKRSYLMDLLHAQRDTAVQGKQSLTLVFVETKKGADALENWLCGNGFPATSIHGDRTQQERESALRSFKSGRTPILVATDVAARGLDIPHVSHVINFDLPNDIDDYVHRIGRTGRAGKSGLATAFFNENNSSMARSLAELMQEANQEVPTWLSRYAARSSFGGGRNRRSGGGRFGGRDIRREGSFNRGGSDYYGGGGSNSGGYGGSSGGYGGSSGGYGGGYGPSAWD; encoded by the exons ATGCGAGCTTCATGGGCAGATTTGGCTGCGTCTTCCGCAGCTGACAATGTAAGTGCTGGATCTTCTGCCAACAACGGTGCTGCTGTTGCTGGCTCAGCTCCCGGTCGAAGTGCTTATGTCCCTCCACATCTGAGGAACCGTCCACCTTCGGCCGATCCACCGGCAGCTGCTAATACTGGGCCAACTCCTGGTTCTGATCGGCCTGGATCTGGTGGGCCACGCTGGGGGGCTCCTAGGAATGATTTTCGGGCAGGAtatggcggtggtggcggcggccgtGCTGGTGGGTGGGGTGGCAAAGGTGGGAGTTGGGGTGGTGGGAGAGAGCGGGAAGTGAATCCTTTTGGAGATGATGTGGACACGGAGCAGCCTTTTGATGAGCAAGAGAATTCCGGGATCAATTTTGATGCGTATGAAGATATTCCGGTGGAGACGAGCGGGGATAATGTACCCCCTCCAGTTAATacttttgcagaaattgatcTAGGTGAAGCTGTTAATCAAAACATTCGGAGGTGTAAGTATGTGAAACCAACACCTGTGCAACGACATGCCATACCAATTTCCTTGGTAGGGCGTGATCTGATGGCTTGTGCCCAAACTGGATCTGGCAAGACAGCCGCTTTCTGTTTTCCAATCATCAGTGGTATAATGAAAAGCAGTCCACAAGTACAGAGGCCACCACGTGGGGCACGTACTGTCTACCCGCTTGCTCTTATTCTTTCTCCTACGAGGGAGCTTTCAATGCAA ATACATGAGGAAGCTAGAAAGTTTTCCTATCAAACTGGTGTGAGGGTGGTGGTTGCTTATGGAGGAGCGCCAATAAATCAACAG CTAAGGGAATTGGAGAGAGGTGTGGATATACTTGTTGCTACTCCCGGGAGATTGGTAGATTTGCTGGAGAGAGCTAGAGTTTCGTTACAGATGATCAGATATTTGACTCTTGATGAGGCTGATCGAATGCTTGATATGGGTTTTGAGCCTCAGATAAGAAAAATAGTGGAACAAATGGACATGCCTCCCAGTGGAGAAAGACAAACAATGTTGTTCAGTGCCACCTTCCCTAAGCAAATTCAG AGATTGGCCTCTGATTTTCTATATAATTATATCTTTTTGGCTGTTGGAAGAGTTGGATCTAGCACTGATCTGATTGTCCAAAGAGTTGAGTTTGTTCATGATTCTGATAAAAGGAGTTATCTCATGGATCTTCTTCATGCACAAAGAGACACTGCTGTTCAGGGGAAG CAATCTTTGACATTGGTTTTCGTCGAGACAAAGAAGGGGGCTGATGCTCTAGAAAACTGGTTATGCGGTAATGGTTTTCCAGCTACTTCGATTCATGGAGATAGAACCCAACAG GAAAGAGAATCAGCTCTCCGCTCATTTAAGAGTGGCAGGACTCCAATTCTAGTTGCTACGGATGTTGCAGCTCGTGGTCTTGATATTCCACATGTTTCCCatgtgatcaattttgatcttcCGAATGACATAGATGATTATGTCCACCGCATTGGAAGAACAGGACGAGCAGGGAAGTCTGGTTTAGCTACTGCCTTCTTTAATGAGAATAACTCATCAATGGCGAGGTCATTAGCTGAGCTGATGCAAGAAGCAAATCAGGAAGTTCCGACTTGGCTCTCCAGGTATGCTGCTAGGTCCTCATTTGGCGGAGGAAGGAATCGTCGCTCTGGTGGAGGCCGGTTCGGTGGTCGTGACATCCGGAGGGAAGGATCTTTCAATAGGGGTGGATCTGACTACTATGGTGGGGGCGGCAGCAACAGTGGTGGGTATGGAGGATCATCTGGAGGGTATGGAGGATCATCGGGAGGCTATGGAGGTGGTTATGGCCCCAGTGCATGGGATTAA